The proteins below come from a single Longimicrobium sp. genomic window:
- the thiL gene encoding thiamine-phosphate kinase, whose translation VRVGPGDDGAVVAGEGIVLSSDLSVEEVHFRRDWLPPEGIGYRAAAAALSDLAAMAARPIGVLASLAVPRGDAGDFAVEVMEGVRRAAESVGAVVLGGDLTRSPGPVMLDVTVVGEASHPVLRSGARMGDEVWVTGELGAAAACVERLLAGRRPPRGAWPRFAEPRPRVQEARWLAERGLPSAMLDLSDGLAGDAAHLAAASGVAILLVRELVPVHPAVQLHTRSRSRAVEMALGGGEDYELCFTAAAGSVEPLCREFERRFDVSLRSVGRVGHGDGVWWVDAEGHRTPLRNRGFRHFTGGE comes from the coding sequence ACGTGCGCGTGGGGCCCGGCGACGACGGGGCGGTGGTGGCGGGGGAGGGGATCGTGCTCTCCAGCGACCTGAGCGTGGAGGAGGTCCACTTCCGGCGCGACTGGCTTCCGCCGGAGGGGATCGGGTACCGCGCGGCCGCCGCGGCGCTCAGCGATCTGGCGGCGATGGCGGCGCGGCCCATCGGCGTGCTCGCCTCGCTCGCGGTGCCCAGGGGGGATGCGGGGGACTTTGCGGTGGAGGTGATGGAGGGGGTGCGGCGGGCCGCGGAGTCGGTCGGTGCGGTGGTGCTGGGCGGCGACCTCACGCGCTCACCCGGGCCCGTGATGCTGGACGTGACGGTCGTCGGCGAGGCGTCGCACCCCGTTCTCCGCTCCGGCGCGCGCATGGGCGACGAGGTGTGGGTGACGGGCGAGCTGGGCGCGGCGGCGGCGTGCGTGGAGCGCCTCCTGGCCGGGCGCCGTCCTCCAAGGGGCGCGTGGCCGCGCTTCGCCGAGCCGCGCCCCCGCGTGCAGGAGGCGCGCTGGCTGGCCGAGCGCGGGCTCCCCTCCGCCATGCTCGACCTGTCCGATGGCCTCGCGGGCGACGCGGCGCACCTGGCCGCGGCGAGCGGGGTGGCCATCCTCCTGGTGCGCGAGCTGGTGCCGGTGCACCCCGCCGTGCAGCTCCACACCCGCTCCCGTTCCCGCGCCGTCGAGATGGCGCTCGGCGGAGGCGAGGACTACGAGCTCTGCTTCACCGCCGCCGCGGGGAGCGTGGAGCCCCTCTGCCGCGAGTTCGAGCGGAGGTTCGACGTCTCTCTCCGCTCCGTGGGCCGCGTGGGCCACGGCGACGGCGTGTGGTGGGTGGACGCCGAGGGGCACCGGACTCCCCTCCGCAACCGCGGCTTCCGGCACTTCACCGGGGGGGAGTGA